One genomic segment of Erythrolamprus reginae isolate rEryReg1 chromosome 2, rEryReg1.hap1, whole genome shotgun sequence includes these proteins:
- the TLN1 gene encoding talin-1 isoform X5, giving the protein MVALSLKISIGNVVKTMQFEPSTMVYDACRIIRERVPEAQMGQPHDFGLFLSDEDPKKGIWLEAGKALDYYMLRNGDTMEYKKKQRPLKIRMLDGTVKTVMVDDSKTVTDILMTICARIGITNYDEYSLVREILEEKKEEQTGTLRKDKTLLRDEKKMERLKQKLHTDDELNWLDHGRTLREQGIDDNETLLLRRKFFYSDQNVDSRDPVQLNLLYVQARDDILNGSHPVSFDKACEFAGYQCQIQFGPHNEQKHKAGFLDLKDFLPKEYIKQKGERKIFLAHKNCGGMSEIEAKVRYVKLARSLKTYGVSFFLVKEKMKGKNKLVPRLLGITKECVMRVDEKTKEVIQEWNLTNIKRWAASPKSFTLDFGDYQDGYYSVQTTEGEQIAQLIAGYIDIILKKKKSKDHFGLEGDEESTMLEDSVSPKKSTLLQQQFNQLNKAEHSSVALPVIIRPGASGPENFQVGTMPQAQQQITSGQMHRGHMPPLTSAQQALTGTLNSSLQAVKAAESSLDDFETLPPLGQDAASKAWRKNKMDESKHEIHSQVDAITAGTASVVNLTAGDPAETDYTAVGCAVTTISSNLTEMSKGVKLLAALMEDEGGNGRQLLQAAKNLAGAISELLKTAQPSSAEPRQNLLQAAGAVGQTSGELLQEIGESDMDPHFQDVLMQLAKAVASAAAALVLKAKNVAQKTEDSVLQTQVIAAATQCALSTSQLVACTKVVAPTISSPVCQEQLIEAGKLVAKSVEGCVDASQAATSDEQLLKQVGVAATAVTQALNDLLEHIKQHATGGQPVGRYDQATDTILNVTENIFSSMGDAGEMVRQARILAQATSDLVNAIKADAEGETDLENSRKLLSAAKILADATAKMVEAAKGAAAHPDSEEQQQRLREAAEGLRMATNAAAQNAIKKKLVHRLEHAAKQAAAAATQMIAAAQHSAGGSKNPSAQQHLVQSCKVVADQIPMLVQGVRGSQSQPDSPSAQLALIAASQNFLQPGGKMVAAAKATVPTVSDQASAMQLSQCAKNLAAALAELRTAAQKAQEACGPLEIDSALSLVQSLERDLQEAKAAAREGKLKPLPGETMEKCAQDLGNSTKAVSSAIAHLLGEIAQGNENYTGIAARDVAQALRSLSQAARGVAANTEDPQAQAATLDCAGDVMDKASSLIREARMAVSKPGDAESQQRLAQVAKAVSQALNRCVNCLPGQRDVDAAIRTVGEASKRLLAESFPPSTKNFQEAQSQLNQAAAGLNQSANELVQASRGTPQNLAKASGKFGQDFNEFLQAGVEMAGQSQSKEAQGQLVSNLKGISLSSSKLLLAAKALSADPAAPNLKNQLAAAARAVTDSINQLITMCTQQAPGQKECDNALRELETVRELLENPSQAVSDMSYFNCLDSVMENSKVLGEAMAGISQNAKNSKLPEFGESVSTASKALCGFTEAAAQAAYLVGVSDPNSQAGQQGLVDPTQFARANQAIQMACQNLIDPACTQSQVLSAATIVAKHTSALCNTCRLASSRTANPVAKRQFVQSAKEVANSTANLVKTIKALDGAFTPENRERCREATAPLIEAVENLTAFASNPEFATIPAQISPEGRRAMEPILSSAKTMLESSAGLIQTARSLAVNPKDPSKWSVLAGHSRTVSDSIKKLITNMRDKAPGQRECDRALETLNKCVRDLDQASLAAISQQLAPREGISQEALHNQMLTAVQEISSLIDPVAGAARAEASQLGHKVSQLAQYFEPLVVAAVGAASKMLNHQQQMNLLDQTKTLAESGLQMLYTAKEAGGNPKQAAHTQEALEEAAQMMREAVEDLTATLNEAASAAGVVGGMVDSIRQAINQLDEGPMGEPEGTFVDYQTTMVKTAKAIAVTVQEMVTKSTTNPDELGILASQLTMDYGHLALQAKPAALTAENEEIGAHIKNRVQELGHGCAALVTNAGALQCSPTDAYTKKELIECARKVSEKVSHVLAALQAGNRGTQACITAASAVSGIIADLDTTIMFATAGTLNRENAETFADHREGILKTAKALVEDTKVLVQNATASQEKLAQAAQSSVTTITRLAEVVKLGAASLGSEDPETQVVLINAVKDVAKALGDLISATKAAAGKSGDDPAVYQLKNSAKQVMVTNVTSLLKTVKAVEDEATKGTRALEATIEHIRQELAVFCSQVPPAKTSTPEDFIRMTKGITMATAKAVAAGNSCRQEDVIATANLSRRAIADMLRSCKEAACHPDVGSEVRHRALRFGKECASGYLELLEHVLVILQKPSHNLKQQLAGYSKRVAGCVTELIQAAEAMKGTEWVDPEDPTVIAENELLGAAAAIEAAAKKLEQLKPRAKPKQADESLNFEEQILEAAKSIAAATSALVKAASAAQRELVAQGKVGAIPANALDDGQWSQGLISAARMVAAATNNLCEAANAAVQGHASEEKLISSAKQVAASTAQLLVACKVKADQDSEAMKRLQAAGNAVKRASDNLVKAAQKAAAFEDEENATVVVKERMVGGIAQIIAAQEEMLRKERELEEARKKLALIRQQQYKFLPSELRDEGQN; this is encoded by the exons ATGGTGGCCCTGTCGCTCAAGATCAGCATTGGCAACGTGGTGAAGACGATGCAGTTCGAGCCCTCCACCATGGTGTACGACGCCTGCCGCATCATCCGGGAACGGGTGCCGGAGGCCCAGATGGGGCAGC CCCATGACTTTGGCCTTTTCCTCTCGGATGAAGACCCCAAGAAGGGGATCTGGTTGGAGGCCGGGAAGGCTCTGGACTACTACATGCTCCGCAATGGG GACACCATGGAGTACAAGAAGAAGCAGCGGCCCCTGAAGATCCGCATGCTGGATGGGACGGTCAAGACGGTCATGGTGGATGACTCCAAGACGGTCACTGACATCCTCATGACCATTTGCGCCCGGATTG GCATCACCAACTATGATGAGTACTCGCTGGTGCGGGAGATcctggaggagaagaaggaggagcagACGGGCACGCTCCGCAAGGACAAGACCCTGCTGCGCGACGAGAAGAAGATGGAGCGGCTGAAGCAAAAGCTCCACACAGATGACGAGC TGAACTGGCTGGATCACGGACGCACTTTGCGCGAACAGGGCATCGATGACAACGAGACGCTGCTCCTCCGACGGAAGTTCTTCTACTCCGACCAGAACGTGGATTCCCGTGACCCCGTGCAGCTCAACCTCCTCTACGTTCAG GCCCGAGACGACATCCTGAATGGCTCCCACCCGGTCTCCTTCGACAAAGCCTGCGAGTTTGCCGGCTACCAGTGCCAGATCCAGTTCGGTCCTCACAACGAGCAGAAGCACAAGGCCGGGTTTCTGGA CTTGAAGGACTTTCTGCCCAAGGAGTACATCAAGCAGAAGGGCGAGCGGAAGATCTTCCTG gcCCACAAGAACTGTGGCGGCATGAGCGAGATTGAGGCCAAGGTCCGGTACGTGAAACTCGCCCGCTCGCTCAAGACCTACGGCGTCTCCTTCTTCTTGGTCAAA GAGAAGATGAAGGGCAAAAACAAGCTGGTGCCGCGTCTGCTGGGCATCACCAAGGAGTGCGTTATGCGGGTGGACGAGAAGACCAAGGAGGTCATCCAGGAGTGGAACCTGACCAACATCAAGCGCTGGGCAGCCTCTCCCAAGAGCTTCACGCTG GACTTTGGGGATTACCAGGACGGCTATTACTCTGTGCAGACCACTGAGGGGGAGCAGATTGCCCAGCTCATCGCTGGCTACATTGACATCATCTTGAAGAAG AAAAAGAGCAAAGACCACTTTGGCTTGGAGGGCGACGAGGAATCCACCATGCTGGAGGACTCGGTGTCCCCCAAGAA GTCGACCCTCCTGCAGCAGCAGTTCAACCAGCTGAACAAAGCCGAGCACAGCTCTGTGGCCCTGCCGGTCATCATACGGCCCGGTGCCAGCGGGCCGGAGAACTTCCAGGTGGGCACCATGCCCCAGGCCCAGCAGCAGATCACCAGCGGGCAGATGCATCGGGGCCACATGCCCCCTctg ACGTCGGCTCAGCAGGCGCTCACGGGCACCCTCAACTCCAGCCTGCAGGCCGTGAAGGCTGCAGAGTCCAGCCTGGATGACTTCGAGACCCTCCCGCCCCTGGGCCAGGATGCG GCCTCCAAGGCCTGGCGGAAGAACAAGATGGACGAGTCGAAGCACGAGATCCACTCCCAAGTTGACGCCATCACCGCGGGCACAGCTTCCGTGGTCAACCTGACCGCCGGGGACCCAGCAGAAACAGACTACACAGCCGTGGGCTGTGCCGTCACCACCATCTCCTCCAACCTGACCGAGATGTCCAAGGGGGTGAAGTTGCTGGCCGCCTTGATGGAGGACGAGGGGGGCAACGGGCGGCAGCTCCTGCAGGCCGCTAAGAACCTGGCAGGGGCCATCTCAGAACTGCTGAAGACCGCCCAGCCATCCAGCGCCGAG CCACGGCAGAACCTCTTGCAGGCAGCTGGCGCAGTGGGACAGACCAGCGGAGAATTGCTGCAGGAGATTGGGGAAAGTGACATGGACCCCCATTTCCAG GATGTGTTGATGCAGCTTGCCAAGGCGGTGGCCAGTGCGGCGGCCGCTTTGGTTCTGAAGGCCAAGAATGTGGCCCAGAAGACTGAAGACTCGGTGCTGCAGACGCAGGTGATCGCTGCAGCCACACAGTGCGCCctctccacttcccagctggtgGCCTGTACCAAG GTGGTTGCTCCCACCATCAGCTCCCCTGTCTGCCAGGAACAACTGATCGAGGCTGGGAAGCTGGTGGCCAAGTCGGTGGAAGGCTGTGTGGACGCCTCCCAGGCAGCCACCTCTGACGAGCAGCTGCTGAAACAGGTTGGGGTGGCTGCCACGGCCGTGACCCAGGCGCTCAATGACCTTCTGGAGCACATCAAGCAGCACGCCACGGGTGGGCAGCCCGTCGGGCGCTATGACCAGGCCACGGACACCATCCTCAACGTCACCGAGAACATCTTCAGCTCCATGGGCGACGCTG gtgaaaTGGTTCGTCAGGCTCGCATCCTGGCCCAGGCAACGTCTGACCTGGTGAACGCCATCAAGGCTGATGCGGAGGGGGAGACCGACCTGGAAAACTCACGCAAATTGCTGAGTGCTGCCAAGATCCTGGCAGATGCTACAGCTAAGATGGTGGAGGCAGCAAAG GGGGCTGCGGCCCACCCGGACagcgaggagcagcagcagcggctgCGGGAGGCGGCGGAGGGGCTGCGCATGGCTACCAATGCAGCCGCCCAGAATGCCATCAAGAAGAAGCTGGTGCATCGGCTGGAG CATGCGGCCAAGCAAGCCGCTGCCGCTGCCACGCAGATGATTGCGGCTGCCCAGCACAGCGCGGGAGGGAGCAAGAATCCTTCCGCCCAGCAGCACCTGGTGCAGAGCTGCAAG GTGGTGGCCGATCAGATCCCGATGCTGGTGCAGGGCGTTCGTGGTAGCCAGTCGCAGCCGGACAGCCCCAGTGCCCAGCTGGCCCTCATTGCCGCCAGCCAGAACTTCCTGCAG CCCGGAGGGAAGATGGTGGCTGCTGCCAAGGCTACGGTGCCCACTGTTTCGGATCAGGCCTCTGCCATGCAGCTCAGCCAGTGCGCCAAAAACCTGGCGGCAGCTCTTGCCGAACTCCGCACAGCAGCACAGAAG gcACAGGAGGCCTGTGGCCCTCTGGAGATCGACTCGGCCCTCAGCCTGGTGCAAAGCCTGGAGAGGGACTTGCAGGAGGCCAAGGCGGCTGCTCGGGAGGGCAAACTGAAGCCCCTTCCAGGGGAGACG ATGGAGAAATGTGCCCAGGACTTGGGCAATAGCACCAAGGCGGTCAGCTCCGCCATTGCTCACCTGCTGGGAGAGATTGCCCAGGGCAACGAGAACTACACAG ggattGCAGCCCGGGACGTGGCCCAGGCACTGCGCTCCCTCAGCCAGGCTGCGCGGGGGGTGGCTGCCAACACGGAGGACCCCCAGGCCCAGGCGGCCACCCTGGACTGTGCCGGAGACGTCATGGACAAAGCCAGCAGCCTCATCCGGGAGGCCCGCATGGCCGTGTCCAAGCCGGGGGATGCCGAGAGCCAGCAGCGACTGGCACAG GTGGCCAAGGCCGTGTCCCAAGCCCTCAACCGTTGTGTCAACTGCCTGCCTGGTCAGCGGGACGTCGACGCCGCCATCCGCACTGTTGGCGAGGCTAGCAAGAGGCTGCTGGCCGAGTCT TTTCCTCCCAGCACCAAGAACTTCCAGGAGGCCCAGAGCCAGCTGAACCAGGCTGCGGCCGGCTTGAACCAGTCGGCCAATGAGCTGGTGCAGGCGTCGCGCGGGACCCCCCAGAACCTTGCCAAGGCTTCCGGCAAGTTTGGCCAGGACTTCAATGAGTTCCTGCAGGCTGGGGTGGAGATGGCCGGGCAGTCCCAG TCCAAGGAGGCCCAGGGCCAGCTGGTCTCCAACCTGAAGGGCATCTCGCTCTCCTCCAGCAAGTTGCTCCTGGCAGCCAAAGCGCTCTCCGCAGACCCTGCAGCGCCCAATCTCAAGAACCAGCTGGCGGCAGCGGCCCG GGCTGTGACGGACAGCATCAACCAGCTGATCACCATGTGCACCCAGCAGGCCCCGGGCCAGAAGGAGTGTGACAACGCTCTGCGGGAGCTGGAG ACGGTGCGAGAACTCCTGGAGAACCCCAGCCAGGCCGTCAGTGATATGTCCTATTTCAACTGCCTGGACAGCGTCATGGAGAACTCCAAG GTGCTGGGCGAGGCCATGGCTGGCATCTCCCAGAATGCCAAGAACAGCAAGCTGCCCGAGTTTGGAGAGTCCGTCAGCACTGCCTCCAAGGCCCTCTGCGGCTTCACAGAAGCGGCTGCCCAG GCGGCGTATTTAGTGGGCGTTTCTGACCCCAACAGCCAGGCCGGACAGCAAGGCCTGGTGGACCCCACCCAATTTGCCAGAGCCAACCAAGCCATCCAGATGGCCTGCCAGAACCTAATCGACCCAGCCTGCACGCAGTCTCAG gTCTTGTCGGCCGCTACCATCGTGGCCAAGCACACCTCCGCCCTTTGCAATACTTGCCGACTGGCCTCCTCCCGCACCGCCAATCCAGTGGCCAAGCGCCAGTTTGTCCAGTCGGCCAAGGAGGTAGCCAACAGCACAGCCAACCTCGTCAAGACCATCAAG GCTTTGGATGGCGCTTTCACTCCAGAGAACCGCGAGCGCTGCCGCGAAGCCACGGCCCCACTGATTGAAGCGGTGGAGAACCTGACCGCCTTCGCCTCCAATCCCGAGTTTGCCACCATCCCTGCTCAGATCAGCCCAGAG GGCCGCAGGGCCATGGAGCCCATCCTCTCCTCGGCCAAGACGATGCTGGAGAGCTCAGCCGGCCTCATCCAGACCGCTCGATCTCTGGCGGTCAACCCAAAGGACCCCTCCAAGTGGTCGGTGCTGGCGGGCCACTCGCGGACCGTCTCCGATTCAATCAAGAAGCTGATCACCAACATGAG GGACAAGGCTCCTGGCCAGCGGGAGTGCGACCGGGCCCTTGAGACACTGAACAAGTGCGTCCGCGACCTGGACCAGGCCTCCCTGGCAGCCATCAGCCAGCAGCTGGCACCTCGCGAAGGCATCTCCCAGGAG GCCCTGCACAACCAGATGCTCACAGCGGTCCAGGAGATCAGCAGCCTCATCGACCCCGTGGCCGGGGCTGCCCGTGCTGAGGCCTCCCAGCTGGGCCACAAG GTCTCCCAGCTGGCCCAGTATTTTGAACCCCTGGTCGTGGCAGCGGTGGGCGCCGCCTCCAAGATGCTGAACCACCAGCAGCAGATGAACCTCCTGGACCAGACGAAGACGCTGGCAGAGTCCGGACTGCAGATGCTCTACACGGCCAAGGAGGCCGGCGGGAACCCCAAG CAGGCGGCCCACACGCAGGAGGCCCTGGAGGAGGCAGCGCAGATGATGAGGGAGGCGGTGGAAGACCTCACGGCCACCCTGAACGAAGCCGCCAGCGCCGCAGGGGTTGTGGGTGGCATGGTGGACTCTATCAGGCAGGCCATCAACCAG CTCGACGAGGGCCCGATGGGGGAGCCTGAAGGCACCTTTGTGGACTACCAGACCACCATGGTGAAGACCGCCAAGGCCATCGCTGTGACTGTGCAGGAGATG GTGACCAAATCCACCACCAACCCAGATGAACTGGGCATCCTGGCCAGCCAGCTCACCATGGACTACGGACACCTCGCCCTGCAGGCCAAGCCCGCTGCCCTCACGGCAGAGAACGAAGAG ATTGGCGCCCACATAAAGAACCGagtgcaggagctgggccatgGCTGTGCCGCTCTTGTGACCAACGCTGGAGCCCTGCAGTGCAGCCCCACCGACGCCTACACGAAGAAGGAGTTGATTGAGTGCGCCCGCAAGGTTTCTGAGAAG GTTTCACATGTGCTGGCAGCCCTCCAGGCTGGCAACCGGGGCACCCAGGCGTGTATCACCGCAGCCAGTGCCGTCTCGGGCATCATCGCAGATCTGGACACCACTATCATGTTTGCCACCGCTGGAACCCTCAACCGGGAGAACGCGGAAACCTTCGCTGACCACAG GGAAGGCATCCTGAAGACAGCCAAAGCCCTGGTTGAAGACACCAAAGTGCTGGTGCAGAACGCCACTGCAAGCCAGGAAAAATTGGCCCAAGCGGCGCAGTCTTCGGTGACGACCATTACACGCCTGGCAGAGGTGGTGAAGCTGGGTGCTGCCAGTTTGGGTTCTGAGGACCCTGAGACTCAG GTGGTCCTGATCAACGCAGTCAAGGACGTCGCTAAAGCCCTGGGAGACCTGATCAGCGCCACCAAAGCCGCCGCCGGCAAGTCTGGGGACGATCCTGCCGTCTACCAGCTGAAGAACTCAGCGAAG CAGGTGATGGTCACCAATGTGACGTCGCTCTTGAAGACCGTCAAAGCGGTGGAGGACGAGGCTACCAAGGGGACACGGGCCCTGGAGGCCACCATTGAACACATTCGGCAGGAGCTGGCG gtGTTCTGCTCCCAAGTTCCCCCTGCCAAGACCTCTACTCCGGAAGACTTCATTCGCATGACAAAAGGCATTACCATGGCAACAGCCAAAGCGGTGGCAGCTGGCAACTCCTGCCGGCAGGAAGACGTGATCGCCACAGCCAACCTGAGCCGTCGTGCCATCGCAGACATGTTGCGCTCTTGCAAG GAAGCTGCCTGCCATCCGGACGTGGGCAGTGAGGTGCGGCACCGAGCCCTGCGTTTCGGGAAGGAGTGCGCGAGTGGCTACCTGGAGCTCCTGGAGCACGTCCTGGTG ATCCTGCAGAAGCCCAGCCACAACCTGAAGCAGCAGCTGGCCGGCTACTCCAAGCGGGTGGCCGGCTGCGTCACGGAGCTCATCCAGGCGGCCGAAGCCATGAAAG GGACGGAGTGGGTGGACCCCGAGGACCCCACCGTCATTGCAGAAAACGAGCTGCTGGGGGCAGCGGCTGCCATTGAGGCTGCAGCAAAGAAGTTGGAACAGCTGAAGCCGCGAGCGAAGCCCAAG CAAGCAGATGAGAGCCTCAACTTTGAAGAGCAGATCTTGGAGGCAGCCAAGTCCATCGCTGCGGCCACGAGCGCTCTGGTGAAGGCGGCCTCTGCAGCCCAGAGGGAGCTGGTGGCCCAAGGCaag gTGGGCGCCATCCCAGCCAATGCCCTGGATGACGGGCAGTGGTCCCAAGGCCTCATTTCAGCC GCCCGGATGGTGGCTGCCGCCACCAACAACCTCTGTGAAGCGGCCAACGCGGCGGTTCAAGGCCACGCCAGTGAAGAGAAGCTAATCTCCTCGGCCAAGCAGGTGGCGGCCTCCACGGCGCAGCTCCTGGTGGCGTGCAAGGTGAAGGCCGACCAGGACTCCGAGGCCATGAAGCGCCTGCAG GCGGCCGGCAACGCGGTCAAGAGGGCCTCAGACAACCTGGTGAAGGCGGCGCAGAAGGCGGCGGCCTTCGAGGACGAGGAGAACGCCACCGTGGTGGTGAAGGAGCGGATGGTCGGGGGGATTGCGCAG aTCATCGCCGCCCAGGAAGAGATGCTGCGCAAAGAGCGGGAACTGGAGGAGGCGCGGAAGAAGCTGGCCCTGATCCGGCAGCAGCAGTACAAGTTCCTCCCCTCCGAGCTGCGGGACGAAGGGCAGAACTGA